A window of bacterium contains these coding sequences:
- the trpS gene encoding tryptophan--tRNA ligase produces MTRVFSGMQPSGELHIGNYLGALQNWVRLQHEHPCIFSVVDLHAMTQDYPPAEMPRRIHDMALGWLAAGLDPEKCAIFVQSAVPEHAELSWILGTVTPMGSLERMTQYKDKAERQPENVNAALFTYPVLMAADILVYRADGVPVGEDQLQHLELARELTRKFNNRFGEVFPEPQPLLTKATRVYGLDGERKMSKSLGNHIGLDDSPEVVWEKLAPAKTDVRRKRRTDPGEPEDCNIFSYHKFFSPAETCVWAAEGCRGASIGCRDCKQALAKNIDAVLAPIRARRAEYEAKPGRVDEILAAGAAKLRPLARETMEMVRDAMGVPKTLRYGEGR; encoded by the coding sequence GTGACGCGGGTTTTCAGCGGCATGCAGCCTTCGGGCGAGCTGCACATCGGCAACTATCTCGGCGCCCTGCAGAACTGGGTGCGCCTCCAGCACGAGCATCCCTGCATCTTCTCCGTCGTGGACCTCCACGCGATGACGCAGGACTATCCCCCGGCCGAGATGCCGCGGCGGATCCACGACATGGCGCTCGGCTGGCTCGCCGCCGGGCTCGATCCGGAGAAGTGCGCGATCTTCGTCCAGTCCGCGGTTCCCGAACACGCCGAGCTCTCCTGGATTCTCGGCACGGTGACGCCGATGGGCTCGCTGGAGCGGATGACGCAGTACAAGGACAAGGCGGAGCGCCAGCCGGAGAACGTCAACGCCGCGCTCTTCACCTATCCCGTGCTGATGGCCGCCGACATCCTCGTCTACCGCGCCGACGGCGTGCCGGTCGGCGAGGACCAGCTGCAGCACCTCGAGCTGGCGCGCGAGCTGACGCGGAAGTTCAACAACCGCTTCGGCGAGGTCTTCCCCGAGCCGCAGCCGCTGCTGACGAAGGCGACGCGGGTCTACGGCCTCGACGGCGAGCGGAAGATGTCGAAGAGCCTCGGCAACCACATCGGCCTCGACGACTCGCCCGAGGTCGTGTGGGAGAAGCTCGCCCCGGCGAAGACCGACGTGCGCCGCAAGCGGCGCACCGACCCGGGCGAGCCGGAGGACTGCAACATCTTCAGCTACCACAAGTTCTTCTCGCCGGCCGAAACGTGCGTCTGGGCCGCCGAAGGATGCCGCGGCGCGTCGATCGGCTGCCGCGACTGCAAGCAGGCGCTGGCCAAGAACATCGACGCCGTCCTGGCGCCGATCCGCGCGCGCCGCGCCGAGTACGAGGCCAAGCCGGGACGCGTGGACGAGATCCTCGCCGCCGGCGCGGCCAAGCTGCGCCCCCTGGCGCGGGAGACGATGGAGATGGTCCGCGACGCGATGGGCGTGCCGAAGACGCTGCGCTACGGGGAGGGACGATGA
- the tyrS gene encoding tyrosine--tRNA ligase — protein MNAPFPPVAEQLDRLVAGAVDVTSVEELERKLTRAVKTGKPLTVKVGFDPTSPDIHLGHTVLMRKMRDFQDLGHRVVYVIGDFTASIGDPTGRSKTRPALSREQILAHAATYTEQAFKVLDRDRTETRFNSEWLSPLGAEGMIKLAAKYTVARMLERRDFKERYERGLPISVHEFLYPLAQAYDSVALAADVELGGTDQLFNLNVGRDIMPDYGLEPQVLLTVPLLEGTDGVDKMSKSLGNYVGVAESADEIFGKVMSIPDKLMFRWYELLTDEGAAGARRLEEAASSGEIHPRDLKVRLAGILVERFHDRAAAEAARERFEQVFARKELPDEIEERILPAGGEDAWLPALLKELGLAPSTSEGRRLIKGGGVKLDGGKVADENARLPRAGSVLLQVGKRRFLRLSFQ, from the coding sequence ATGAACGCGCCGTTCCCGCCGGTCGCCGAACAGCTCGACCGGCTCGTCGCCGGCGCGGTGGACGTGACGTCGGTCGAGGAACTGGAGCGGAAGCTGACCCGCGCGGTCAAGACGGGGAAGCCGCTGACGGTCAAGGTCGGCTTCGACCCGACCTCGCCCGACATCCATCTCGGCCACACCGTGCTGATGCGCAAGATGCGGGACTTCCAGGACCTCGGGCACCGCGTCGTCTACGTCATCGGCGACTTCACCGCCTCGATCGGCGACCCGACCGGACGCTCGAAGACCCGCCCCGCGCTCTCCCGCGAGCAGATCCTCGCCCACGCCGCGACCTACACCGAGCAGGCGTTCAAGGTGCTCGACCGCGACCGCACCGAGACCCGCTTCAACTCCGAGTGGCTCTCGCCGCTCGGCGCGGAAGGGATGATCAAGCTCGCCGCCAAGTACACCGTGGCGCGGATGTTGGAGCGGCGCGACTTCAAGGAGCGCTACGAGCGCGGCCTGCCGATCTCCGTCCACGAGTTCCTCTACCCGTTGGCGCAGGCCTACGACTCCGTGGCGCTCGCCGCGGACGTCGAGCTCGGCGGCACCGACCAACTGTTCAACCTCAACGTCGGCCGCGACATCATGCCCGACTACGGCCTCGAGCCGCAGGTCCTGCTGACGGTCCCGCTGCTCGAAGGGACCGACGGCGTGGACAAGATGTCGAAGTCGCTCGGCAACTACGTCGGCGTCGCCGAATCGGCGGACGAGATCTTCGGCAAGGTGATGTCGATCCCCGACAAGCTGATGTTCCGCTGGTACGAGCTCCTGACCGACGAAGGGGCGGCCGGCGCCCGGCGGCTCGAGGAGGCCGCGTCGTCCGGCGAGATCCACCCCCGCGACCTCAAGGTCCGCCTCGCGGGAATCCTCGTCGAGCGGTTCCACGACCGCGCGGCCGCGGAGGCGGCGCGGGAACGGTTCGAGCAGGTCTTCGCCCGCAAGGAGTTGCCGGACGAGATCGAGGAGCGGATCCTGCCGGCCGGCGGCGAGGACGCGTGGCTGCCGGCGCTGCTCAAGGAACTCGGCCTCGCCCCCTCGACGAGCGAAGGACGGCGGTTGATCAAGGGGGGCGGCGTGAAGCTCGACGGCGGGAAGGTCGCCGACGAGAACGCCCGCCTGCCGCGCGCCGGCTCGGTCCTGCTCCAGGTCGGGAAGCGGCGCTTCCTGCGCCTGTCGTTCCAGTGA
- the folB gene encoding dihydroneopterin aldolase, producing MRGRVLLSGIRFHAFHGLTKLERQIGVRYRVDIAMTTEIGRAGRSDDIEDAIDYRVVHEMVVEIGRNNSFRLIETLAVRVAESLLRRFPTAEKVEIRVCKETPVLDGMVDSVGVEAQLTREELPE from the coding sequence ATGCGCGGCCGCGTTCTCCTCTCCGGCATCCGCTTCCACGCCTTCCACGGGCTGACCAAGCTCGAGCGCCAGATCGGCGTCCGCTACCGCGTGGACATCGCCATGACGACCGAGATCGGACGGGCGGGGCGCAGCGACGACATCGAGGACGCGATCGACTACCGCGTCGTGCACGAGATGGTCGTCGAGATCGGCCGCAACAACTCCTTCCGCCTGATCGAGACGCTCGCCGTGCGGGTCGCCGAGTCGCTGCTGCGCCGCTTCCCGACGGCGGAGAAGGTCGAGATCCGGGTCTGCAAGGAGACGCCGGTGCTCGACGGGATGGTCGACTCGGTCGGCGTCGAGGCCCAGCTCACCCGCGAGGAACTGCCCGAATGA